One region of Centropristis striata isolate RG_2023a ecotype Rhode Island chromosome 3, C.striata_1.0, whole genome shotgun sequence genomic DNA includes:
- the zpr1 gene encoding zinc finger protein ZPR1 codes for MSVISEENVRGENLFKDLSADRDDCEPTEIESMCMNCHQNGMTRLLLTKIPFFKEVIVSSFSCPHCCWANTEIQSAGRIQEQGVCYTLTVKTKQDLNREVVKADSATTRIPELDFEIPPFTQKGALSTIEGLLDRAAAGLEQDQPVRRAAAPEVADKIDEFIRKLKKLKDVEDEFTLVIEDPSGNSFVENPAAPLKDEALTVSWFKRSVQQDIQLGLRADEDEEEEPVGNDIDTMRDEVLAFNTNCPECNAPASTNMKLVQIPHFKEVIIMATTCDSCGHRTNEVKSGGATEEMGTKITLRITDVSDMTRDVLKSETCGILIPELEFELGMAAVGGKFTTLEGLLKDIKDLTVSRNPFVCGDSSTSDRLEKLHAFGEKLDKIIDGEMVVNFVLDDPAGNSYLQNVYAPDPDPEMTTEKYVRSFQQNEDLGLNDMKTEGYQEEK; via the exons ATGTCTGTTATTTCTGAGGAAAATGTTCGCGGGGAGAACCTGTTTAAGGACCTCAGCGCTGACAGGGACGACTGCGAGCCCACCGAGATAGAGAGCATGTGTATGAACTGTCACCAGAACGGTATGACTCGTTTACTCCTCACCAAGATACCTTTCTTCAAAGAAGTCATCGTCAGCTCCTTCAGCTGCCCTCACTGCTGCTGGGCCAACACGGAGATCCAGTCTGCGGGCCGGATCCAGGAGCAGGGCGTCTGCTACACACTCACAGTCAAAACTAAACAGGACTTGAACCGGGAGGTCGTCAAGGCAGACAGTGCGACCACCAGGATCCCTGAGCTGGACTTTGAAATCCCTCCATTCACCCAGAAAGGGGCGCTGTCGACCATCGAGGGCCTCCTGGACCGGGCGGCCGCAGGGCTGGAGCAGGACCAGCCGGTCCGGCGGGCCGCTGCCCCTGAG GTGGCCGACAAGATCGACGAGTTCATCCGGAAGCTGAAGAAGTTAAAAGACGTGGAGGATGAATTCACGCTGGTGATTGAGGATCCGTCTGGCAACAGTTTTGTGGAAAATCCAGCGGCCCCCCTGAAGGACGAAGCCCTCACCGTTTCCTGGTTCAAACGCTCGGTGCAGCAGGACATCCAGCTGGGGCTGAGGGCCGACgaggacgaagaggaggagCCGGTTGGTAATGACATTGACACCATGAGGGACGAGGTGTTGGCGTTCAACACCAACTGCCCTGAGTGCAATGCGCCGGCCTCCACCAACATGAAGCTGGTCCAGATCCCGCACTTCAAGGAGGTCATCATCATGGCAACGACCTGCGACAGCTGCGGCCACCGGACCAACGAGGTGAAGTCGGGCGGAGCCACCGAGGAAATGGGCACCAAGATCACCCTGCGCATCACCGACGTGTCGGACATGACTCGGGACGTCCTCAAGTCCGAGACCTGCGGCATCCTCATTCCAGAGCTGGAGTTCGAGCTGGGGATGGCGGCCGTCGGGGGGAAGTTCACCACCCTGGAGGGGCTCCTGAAAGACATCAAAGACCTCACGGTGTCCAGAAACCCCTTCGTGTGCGGGGACAGCAGCACCTCAGACCGGTTGGAGAAGCTGCATGCGTTCGGGGAGAAGCTAGACAAGATCATCGACGGAGAGATGGTTGTCAACTTCGTCCTGGACGACCCCGCAGGGAACAGCTACCTGCAGAACGTGTACGCTCCGGATCCGGATCCTGAGATGACTACTGAGAAGTACGTCCGCTCGTTCCAGCAGAACGAAGACCTCGGTCTGAACGACATGAAGACCGAGGGATACCAGGAGGAGAAATGA